In a genomic window of Paraburkholderia phenazinium:
- a CDS encoding carbohydrate ABC transporter permease gives MRALGLTSTSSRPSRRSKPLGRRWPLAAWIALLPMVATVVFAYLGTMLWTARVSLTRSRTFPSDHFAGVTQYVRLFHNDRWMVSLQNIVIYGACFIVACMVIGLLLAIFIDQRVVAEGALRTVFLYPYAMSFVATGLVWQWILNPELGVQEVLHRLGFVHARFDWIVDQDWVVYTLVIATVWQASGLVMALLLAGLRGIDDEIWKAARIDGIPRWRVYASIVVPMLKTSMSTAFVLLFVMVVKLYDAVVAMTQGGPGTASEVPAKFIMDYLFGRANIGLASAASIVLLTTVLAILAPFFYLRSRAALRKDV, from the coding sequence ATGCGCGCACTCGGCCTGACCTCCACCTCGTCAAGACCGTCCAGGCGGTCGAAGCCGCTTGGACGGCGTTGGCCGCTGGCCGCCTGGATCGCGTTACTGCCGATGGTGGCGACGGTGGTCTTCGCGTACCTCGGCACCATGCTGTGGACCGCACGGGTCTCGCTGACGCGGTCGCGCACTTTTCCGTCTGACCACTTCGCCGGCGTGACGCAATACGTACGGCTGTTCCACAACGACCGCTGGATGGTGTCGCTGCAGAACATCGTGATCTACGGGGCGTGCTTTATCGTCGCGTGCATGGTGATCGGCCTGCTGCTGGCGATCTTCATCGATCAGCGGGTGGTGGCCGAGGGCGCGTTGCGCACGGTGTTCCTGTATCCGTATGCGATGTCGTTCGTCGCCACCGGTCTGGTCTGGCAGTGGATTCTCAATCCGGAGCTGGGCGTGCAGGAGGTGTTGCATCGACTCGGCTTTGTGCACGCGCGCTTCGACTGGATCGTCGATCAGGACTGGGTCGTCTATACGCTGGTGATCGCCACCGTCTGGCAGGCGTCCGGGCTCGTGATGGCCTTGTTGCTGGCCGGCCTGCGCGGCATCGACGACGAGATCTGGAAGGCCGCGCGCATCGACGGCATTCCGCGCTGGCGGGTCTACGCGAGCATCGTGGTGCCGATGCTCAAGACTTCGATGTCCACGGCATTCGTGCTGCTGTTCGTGATGGTGGTCAAGCTCTACGACGCCGTGGTGGCGATGACGCAGGGCGGCCCCGGCACGGCGAGCGAAGTGCCGGCCAAGTTCATCATGGACTATCTGTTTGGCCGCGCCAACATCGGTCTTGCCTCGGCCGCCTCGATTGTTTTGCTGACCACCGTGCTGGCGATTCTCGCGCCGTTCTTCTATCTGCGCAGCCGAGCCGCCTTGCGCAAGGACGTTTGA
- a CDS encoding ABC transporter substrate-binding protein, with protein MHSRRKLVSAIALALALNGVVAHADPLKANVIHWWTSGGESAAIRQFADAYNKAGGLWVDNAVAGADQARATAINRIVGGDPPTAAQFNTSKQFHDLIDQGMLNNVDTVAAKENWNAIFPQSILDSIKVNGHFYAAPVDIHMQDWFFYSKAAFKKAGIAGEPQTFDELFTDLDKLKAAGLIPLALGGQAWQEKITFDAVFADVGGTDLYLKVYRDHDQNAVNSAAFKNVLTTFKRLHNYVDAGSPGRNWNDATALVISGKAGMQVMGDWAKGEFSAANQVAGKDFGCFPGFGPHSPYMVAGDVFVFPKTDNANAIKAQNLLATVMTSPEAQVAFSSKKGSIPIRPDVDTSSLDICAKEGIAIMKDKSRQLPNPEMLISPDLQGALTDVITNFWNKNESADDAQKAFASALKG; from the coding sequence ATGCACAGCAGAAGGAAACTCGTGAGCGCTATTGCCCTGGCACTCGCGCTCAATGGTGTGGTTGCCCATGCCGACCCGTTGAAGGCCAACGTGATTCACTGGTGGACCTCGGGCGGCGAATCCGCGGCGATCCGCCAGTTCGCGGATGCCTATAACAAGGCCGGCGGCCTGTGGGTCGACAATGCGGTGGCCGGCGCCGATCAGGCGCGCGCCACGGCGATCAACCGGATTGTCGGCGGCGATCCACCCACTGCAGCGCAGTTCAACACCTCGAAGCAGTTTCATGACCTGATCGATCAGGGCATGCTCAACAACGTCGACACGGTAGCCGCCAAGGAAAACTGGAACGCGATTTTCCCGCAGTCGATTCTCGACTCCATCAAGGTCAACGGGCACTTTTACGCCGCGCCCGTCGATATCCACATGCAGGACTGGTTCTTCTATTCGAAGGCCGCGTTCAAGAAAGCCGGCATTGCAGGCGAACCGCAGACCTTCGATGAACTGTTCACCGATCTCGACAAGCTGAAAGCGGCCGGCCTCATTCCGCTCGCGCTCGGCGGCCAGGCATGGCAAGAGAAGATCACCTTCGACGCGGTGTTTGCCGATGTGGGCGGCACGGACCTCTATCTGAAGGTGTATCGCGACCACGATCAGAACGCGGTCAACTCGGCCGCCTTCAAGAACGTGCTGACGACCTTCAAGCGCCTGCACAACTACGTCGATGCGGGCTCGCCCGGCCGCAACTGGAATGACGCGACCGCACTGGTGATTTCGGGCAAGGCCGGCATGCAGGTGATGGGCGACTGGGCGAAGGGCGAGTTCTCGGCGGCCAATCAGGTGGCCGGCAAGGACTTCGGCTGCTTCCCGGGCTTCGGTCCGCACTCGCCGTACATGGTGGCAGGCGATGTCTTCGTGTTCCCGAAGACCGATAACGCCAACGCCATCAAGGCGCAGAACCTGCTCGCTACCGTCATGACCTCGCCTGAGGCTCAGGTGGCGTTTAGCTCGAAGAAAGGCTCGATTCCGATCCGCCCCGACGTGGACACCAGCAGCCTCGACATCTGCGCGAAGGAGGGCATTGCGATCATGAAGGACAAGTCGCGCCAGTTGCCGAATCCGGAAATGTTGATTTCGCCGGACCTGCAGGGCGCGTTGACCGACGTCATCACCAACTTCTGGAACAAGAACGAGTCGGCCGACGATGCGCAAAAGGCCTTCGCCAGCGCACTGAAGGGCTAG
- a CDS encoding DUF4410 domain-containing protein, whose protein sequence is MLNSIRFVALKSARGASAAVIILCALLAGCAGGVSNATAYSAPPQVHPDTIYVYSFDSTPDQVKLDTGGVIQKVTSQFDGASAAQKQAQEAAEVREQVANGIVQQLQSMGLHAIRSDVPAPADQNVLLIQGKFDTIDSGNRRRRMLIGLGAGKSELSTSVQLLYKPAGGAPRLVQSFDASADSGKMPGIAETAGVGAAAGHLATSAAAGAGLHGVSETTHGGAAGNAKKLAESIAKQIAQIGKAQGWMPAERTKG, encoded by the coding sequence ATGTTGAATTCAATTCGATTCGTAGCCCTTAAGAGTGCGCGTGGCGCCTCGGCAGCCGTGATAATTCTGTGCGCGTTGCTGGCCGGCTGTGCCGGCGGCGTCAGCAACGCCACCGCCTATTCGGCCCCGCCGCAAGTTCACCCGGATACCATTTACGTCTATTCGTTCGACAGCACGCCGGACCAGGTGAAGCTCGACACCGGCGGCGTGATCCAGAAAGTGACGTCGCAGTTCGACGGCGCGTCGGCCGCGCAAAAGCAGGCTCAGGAAGCGGCCGAAGTGCGCGAGCAGGTCGCCAACGGGATCGTGCAGCAGTTGCAATCCATGGGTTTGCACGCCATCCGCTCGGACGTCCCTGCCCCGGCGGATCAGAACGTTCTGCTCATACAGGGCAAGTTCGACACCATTGATTCGGGCAACCGCCGCCGTCGCATGCTGATCGGTCTCGGCGCAGGCAAGAGCGAACTCAGCACCTCGGTGCAGCTTCTGTACAAGCCTGCCGGCGGCGCGCCGCGGCTCGTGCAAAGTTTCGACGCCAGCGCGGACAGCGGCAAAATGCCCGGCATCGCGGAAACGGCTGGGGTGGGCGCAGCGGCCGGCCATCTGGCGACATCGGCGGCGGCAGGCGCCGGGTTGCATGGCGTATCGGAGACGACCCACGGCGGCGCAGCGGGCAATGCGAAGAAGCTGGCCGAGTCCATCGCAAAGCAGATCGCGCAGATCGGCAAAGCGCAGGGCTGGATGCCCGCCGAACGCACCAAGGGCTAG
- a CDS encoding GH1 family beta-glucosidase produces MAYDTFAPSQDLNSGPFSPAADSALWRKQFLLGAATASYQIEGAVHEDGRLPSIWDTFSAIPGKVLAGDTGAVACDHYHRWEGDFDLLTALNFEAYRLSIAWPRVMDEAGRPNQKGLDFYKRLLARLKEKGLKTFVTLYHWDLPQHLEDRGGWLNRDTVYRFADYADLMSRELAGQVDAWMTLNEPWCSAYLGYGNGHHAPGLANGRFATQAMHHLLLAHGSAIPVLRANDPASQKGIVANVGRGTANSASAEDQRAAHLFEVQHNAWILDPLLKGAYPEDLFELWPGTEPLVLDGDLKTIAAPLDFLGINYYFRTNVESDGGHGFTEVPLEGVERTQMGWEVHPDGLRDLLIGFDKTYSNLPPIYITENGMASDDKVVEGHVDDPQRISFLKRHLAAVDSAIKAGVDIRGYFVWSLMDNFEWAFGYERRFGVVHVDYETQKRTVKRSAELIAKFLAERRLRN; encoded by the coding sequence GTGGCATACGACACATTCGCTCCATCCCAGGACCTGAACAGCGGCCCGTTCTCGCCGGCGGCCGATTCCGCGCTCTGGCGCAAGCAGTTTCTGCTCGGCGCGGCCACCGCGTCCTATCAGATCGAGGGCGCCGTGCATGAGGACGGCCGTCTGCCGTCGATCTGGGACACCTTCTCTGCGATTCCGGGCAAAGTGCTCGCCGGCGACACCGGCGCGGTGGCCTGCGATCACTACCATCGCTGGGAAGGCGACTTCGACCTGCTGACGGCGCTCAACTTCGAAGCGTACCGTCTCTCGATTGCCTGGCCGCGCGTCATGGACGAAGCCGGCCGGCCGAACCAGAAAGGACTCGACTTCTACAAGCGGCTGCTCGCCCGCCTCAAGGAGAAGGGCCTCAAGACCTTCGTCACGCTGTACCACTGGGACTTGCCGCAGCATCTCGAGGATCGCGGCGGCTGGCTCAATCGCGACACCGTGTACCGCTTTGCCGATTATGCGGATCTGATGAGCCGCGAACTCGCGGGCCAGGTCGATGCATGGATGACGCTCAACGAGCCGTGGTGCTCGGCCTATCTGGGCTACGGCAACGGCCATCACGCGCCGGGCCTCGCGAACGGCCGCTTCGCGACGCAGGCCATGCATCATCTGCTGCTCGCGCACGGCTCGGCGATTCCGGTGCTGCGCGCGAACGATCCGGCTTCGCAGAAGGGCATCGTCGCCAACGTCGGCCGCGGCACGGCGAATTCCGCCAGCGCTGAAGATCAACGCGCGGCGCATCTGTTCGAGGTGCAGCACAATGCGTGGATTCTCGACCCGCTGCTCAAAGGCGCGTATCCGGAAGATCTGTTCGAACTCTGGCCGGGCACCGAACCGCTGGTGCTGGACGGCGACCTGAAGACGATCGCGGCGCCGCTCGATTTCCTCGGCATCAACTACTATTTCCGTACCAACGTCGAAAGCGACGGCGGACATGGCTTTACCGAAGTCCCGCTGGAAGGCGTGGAGCGCACGCAGATGGGCTGGGAAGTGCATCCGGACGGCTTGCGCGACCTGCTGATCGGCTTTGACAAGACGTACTCGAACCTGCCGCCCATCTATATCACCGAGAACGGCATGGCGTCGGACGACAAGGTGGTCGAAGGCCACGTCGACGATCCGCAGCGCATTTCCTTTCTCAAGCGCCATCTTGCCGCGGTGGATAGCGCGATCAAGGCGGGTGTCGATATTCGCGGCTATTTCGTCTGGTCGCTGATGGACAACTTCGAATGGGCGTTCGGTTATGAACGGCGCTTCGGCGTGGTGCACGTCGACTACGAAACACAGAAACGCACCGTCAAACGCAGTGCAGAATTGATCGCAAAGTTTCTCGCGGAGCGGAGGTTGCGTAACTGA
- a CDS encoding PTS sugar transporter subunit IIA produces the protein MTHPMTSLRAFLGSGKSAARPRSHATAGRNVMMHVTLDAQHATPLRQALIRDCGDQPWTIRVAPLPGTGRVRLSLYMPKTAVNGAIQRVAHLAPTAELGQLFEVPDAPTDVWRGLMHAKSAPRVNVPDPADETAVAEADAETAGGAIAQLMSRDHVLLGLAVADREALFVELGRFFEQRYALPAAAVTAGLAAREALGSTGLGQGVAVPHGQIKGLRQAMVLYVRPATPIAFDAPDGKPVSDIVALLVPKWANTTHLRLLADVAERFCDHQFREQLHACDDAHAVCQLFVEYVAA, from the coding sequence CGGCGGGCCGTAACGTGATGATGCACGTGACGCTCGACGCACAACACGCCACACCGTTACGCCAGGCGCTCATACGCGACTGCGGCGACCAGCCGTGGACCATCCGCGTCGCGCCGCTGCCCGGAACGGGTCGCGTGCGCCTGTCGCTCTATATGCCGAAGACGGCGGTCAATGGCGCGATCCAGCGGGTCGCGCACCTTGCGCCCACAGCAGAGCTCGGTCAACTCTTCGAAGTGCCGGACGCCCCCACCGATGTGTGGCGCGGCTTGATGCATGCGAAGTCCGCGCCGCGCGTCAACGTGCCCGACCCCGCGGATGAGACAGCCGTTGCGGAGGCCGACGCCGAGACCGCCGGCGGCGCGATCGCTCAACTGATGTCGCGCGACCACGTGCTGCTCGGTTTGGCGGTGGCGGACCGCGAGGCCCTGTTCGTCGAACTGGGTCGTTTCTTCGAACAACGCTATGCGCTGCCGGCAGCGGCCGTGACCGCGGGACTCGCGGCGCGCGAAGCGCTCGGCTCGACGGGGCTCGGGCAGGGTGTCGCCGTTCCGCACGGTCAGATCAAAGGGCTGCGCCAGGCCATGGTGCTGTACGTGCGGCCCGCTACGCCGATTGCGTTCGACGCACCGGATGGCAAGCCCGTCAGCGATATCGTCGCGTTGCTCGTACCGAAGTGGGCCAATACGACCCATTTGCGCCTGCTGGCGGATGTGGCGGAACGCTTCTGCGATCATCAGTTCCGCGAGCAACTGCATGCCTGCGACGATGCGCACGCGGTGTGCCAGCTTTTTGTGGAGTACGTTGCGGCTTGA
- a CDS encoding carbohydrate ABC transporter permease, which produces MNTVPSVAKPVDAPVARRAAGSGRKRRSHFSPARFGVYAFLITAALFFLLPLYVMLVTSVKPMTEIRMGNLLALPMHFTLAPWRDAWASACTGLDCNGIQVGFWNSVRIVVPSTILSIAIGAVNGYALSFWRPRGAGVLFAILLMGAFIPVQVMVYPLVRVLASVHLFSSLPGIVVIHTIFGMPIMTLLFRNYYASIPLELFKAARIDGGGFWRIFLQLMLPMSTPIIVVAVIMQVTGIWNDFILGLVFAGTKNLPMTVQLNNIINTTTGERLYNVNMAATILTSLVPLAIYFISGRWFVRGIASGAVKG; this is translated from the coding sequence ATGAATACGGTCCCTTCAGTTGCCAAGCCCGTTGATGCCCCGGTGGCGCGACGCGCGGCCGGATCCGGCCGCAAACGCCGCTCGCACTTCAGCCCCGCGCGTTTTGGCGTGTACGCGTTCCTGATCACTGCAGCGTTGTTTTTCCTGCTGCCGCTTTACGTAATGCTGGTGACCTCGGTCAAGCCGATGACCGAGATACGCATGGGCAACCTGCTGGCCTTGCCCATGCATTTCACGCTCGCACCATGGCGCGATGCATGGGCCTCGGCGTGCACCGGGCTCGACTGCAACGGCATTCAGGTCGGCTTCTGGAACTCGGTGCGCATTGTGGTGCCGAGCACGATTCTGTCCATCGCGATCGGCGCGGTGAACGGCTACGCCCTGTCGTTCTGGCGGCCGCGTGGGGCAGGGGTGCTGTTTGCGATCCTGTTGATGGGCGCGTTCATTCCGGTGCAGGTGATGGTCTACCCGCTGGTGCGTGTGCTGGCGAGCGTGCATCTGTTCAGCTCGCTGCCGGGCATCGTGGTGATTCATACGATCTTCGGCATGCCCATCATGACGCTGCTGTTTCGCAACTACTACGCGTCGATTCCGCTGGAGCTGTTCAAGGCGGCACGCATCGACGGCGGCGGTTTCTGGCGCATTTTCCTGCAATTGATGCTGCCCATGTCCACGCCGATCATCGTGGTCGCGGTGATCATGCAGGTCACCGGCATCTGGAACGACTTCATTCTCGGCCTGGTGTTCGCGGGCACCAAGAACCTGCCGATGACGGTGCAACTGAACAACATCATCAACACCACCACCGGCGAGCGTCTCTACAACGTGAACATGGCGGCCACCATCCTGACCTCGCTGGTGCCGCTTGCCATCTACTTCATTTCGGGCCGCTGGTTTGTGCGCGGCATTGCTTCCGGCGCAGTCA
- a CDS encoding 4-hydroxy-tetrahydrodipicolinate synthase family protein has translation MYSGIWLPLVTPMRNGEVDIDALQHLADYYSRTEISGFVALGTTGEAALLSETERVTVLQAITDVVGGRLPVLVGVGGSDTREVVRELRRYEHWDCAGYLVSPPSYICPDQAGVQWHFEQVALATDRSIVLYNVPHRTGVAIAPDTVARLTEYDNVVAIKECVKDHFDKLRSVPISLLCGTDDAFVDCISQGGAGGILASAHVCADLLIEVQALAENRLVEQAQTLFSSLQPVLRLLFSAPNPSAIKAMLAFDHPMTDETRMPITRASAELVARLSQAREALQDLRAEFAGAGH, from the coding sequence ATGTATTCAGGCATCTGGTTGCCGCTCGTCACGCCCATGCGCAACGGTGAGGTGGATATCGACGCGCTCCAGCATCTGGCGGACTACTACTCGCGCACCGAGATCAGCGGCTTCGTCGCCCTGGGCACCACCGGCGAAGCCGCTTTGCTGTCGGAAACCGAGCGGGTCACCGTGTTGCAAGCCATCACCGACGTGGTCGGCGGCCGCTTGCCGGTACTGGTCGGAGTGGGCGGATCGGACACGCGTGAAGTCGTCCGCGAGCTTCGCCGCTACGAGCATTGGGATTGCGCCGGCTATCTGGTCTCGCCGCCGTCCTACATTTGCCCGGACCAGGCCGGCGTGCAATGGCACTTCGAACAGGTTGCGCTCGCAACCGACCGCTCGATCGTGCTGTACAACGTACCGCATCGCACCGGCGTAGCCATCGCGCCGGACACCGTCGCGCGCCTCACCGAGTATGACAACGTCGTGGCGATCAAGGAATGCGTGAAGGATCACTTCGACAAGCTGCGCAGCGTGCCGATCAGCCTGCTGTGCGGCACGGACGACGCGTTCGTCGACTGCATCAGCCAGGGCGGCGCCGGCGGCATTCTGGCCAGCGCCCATGTCTGCGCGGACCTGTTGATCGAAGTGCAGGCACTCGCGGAAAACCGGCTCGTCGAGCAGGCCCAGACGCTCTTCTCGAGCCTGCAACCGGTGCTGCGTCTATTGTTCTCCGCGCCCAATCCGTCTGCCATCAAGGCCATGCTGGCGTTCGATCATCCCATGACGGACGAAACGCGGATGCCGATTACGCGTGCTTCCGCTGAACTCGTGGCGCGTTTGAGCCAGGCTCGCGAGGCCCTGCAGGATTTACGTGCGGAGTTTGCCGGGGCCGGCCACTAA